The stretch of DNA ttcatccttcctctgcttcaccttcatccttctttcatccttcaccttcatccttcaccttcatccttctttcatccttcctctgcttcaccttcatccttctttcatccttcaccttcatccttctttcatccttcaccttcatccttcctctgcttcaccttcatccttctttcatccttcaccttcatccttctttcatccttcctctgcttcaccttcgtccttctttcatccttcctctgcttcacctccatccttctttcatccttcctcagcttcaccttcatctttctttcatccttcctcagcttcaccttcatccttctttcatccttcctctgcttcaccttcgtccttctttcatccttcctctgcttcaccttcctccttctttcatccttcctctgcttcaccttcatccttctttcatccttcaccttcatccttctttcatccttcctctgcttcaccttcgtccttctttcatccttcctctgcttcacctccatccttctttcatccttcctcagcttcaccttcatccttctttcatccttcctctgcttcacctccatccttctttcatccttcctctgcttcaccttcatccttctttcatccttcctctgcttcaccttcatccttGGGGAAACTGTGAGGGACAGTAGTAGTAGTGCTTGTGTTGTTAGTAGTTGAAGTggtagtagtactagtagtagtagtattactGGTAGTAGTATTAGCTCCACAGTGGTGTTACTCAGCAGTCTCAGGTCATCTTGGTgctgttttctgattggctgtctgttGTCACCAGGTCAGGCCCAAACCGGCCACACCCACCAACATCCCCATTGCCCCGGCCCCTCCCCCGCCCATGATGGCGGCCCCCCAGCTGCTCCAGAGGCCCGTCATGTTGGCCACCAAGCTGTCGTCATCCCTGCCCTCGGCGGCCCCCATCCATCAGGTGCGCATCGTGAACGGACAGCCCTGCAGTAAGACCGGCTCCACCCCCCTGACGGGGATCGTCATCACCACGCCCGTCTCTGCCGCACCCACCCGCCTCGGCAGCCCTGCCCAGGCACCCAACCCCTCTACCATCCCCAACCCGACTCCCGCCCAGCCGATCCAGATCAGCAGCCTGACACCTGAGCCCAAGGTGAGTCCTACCTGAGACCTACCTGATTGAACAGTGTACAGTCTCTGTACttaaagctgctgttgtctcctcctctttctcctcctcctcttctttcttctccttctcctcttcctcagcagaCTGTTAAATCAGGAGGCGGAGCTGAGCCGAAGACCGTTGTCagcctcccctcttcctccaccccTCCGTTGTCTCCAGCTCCCAGACCCAAGAAAGAGGAGAACCCAGAGGTAGGGCCCAGACTGACACATGCTGGTCCAGgatctggtctctggtctctggttctGATGGTGATTTGTATTTGTCTCTTTTAGAAACTGGCCTTCATGGTGTCTTTGGGGCTCGTAACACACGACCATTTGGAAGGTGAGTgatccttcctctgtctcttcatgtttctgatgctgctgccgTTTTTGAATTAAAACTCTGACGTTTTCATCGGCAGAAATCCAGAGCAAAAGACAGGAGCGAAAGAGGAGAACAACGGCCAACCCGGTTTACAGCGGAGCTGTGTTTGAACctgaggtacacacacacaacacctgtgaggtacacacacacacacaacacctgTGAGGTACACACAaactaatatttaatattgttacatcacattaatattacatcacattaataccattacatcacattaatgttattaaatcacattaatattACATCTCATTAAAACCGTTACATCACAgtaatattacattacattaatatcattacatcacattaataTTACATCACAATAATACcattacatcacattaatgttattaaatcacattaatattacatcacattaagatcgttacattacattaatattattaaatcacattaatattacatcacattaagatcattacatcacattaataTTACATCACAATAATACcattacatcacattaatgttattaaatcacatttatattacatcacattaagatcgttacattacatttatattattaaatcacattaatattACATCACGTTAATATcgttacattacatttatattattaaatcatATTAATATTACATCACAATAATACcattacatcacattaatgttattaaatcacatttatattacatcacattaagatcgttacattacattaatattattaaatcacattaatattacattacattaagatcattacatcacattaataTTACATCACAATAATACcattacatcacattaatgttattaaatcacattaatattacattacattaatatcgttacatcacattaatgtcattaacatgtttttctatttgtcttCCAGAGGAAAAAGAGTGCAGTGAGTTACCTGAACAGCCCTCTGCACCAGGGGACCAGGAAGAGAGGTCCGTATGAAATACTGGTCTTCAGATCCAAGCTGATCCTGAACCAGTAGAAACAGTAGAGACCAGTACAGAGACAGTAGAAGCAGTTTCAGATTCAGTAGAACAGTCGTTGAGCTGAGGTCTGGTTCAGGTGAAGGTGGTGGAGACagcagtagatacagtagagaTAATTCCTCCTGCTGCTTGCTGTCCCTTCAGTCAGGGTTCAGGTCTACAGCCGGATTTCTACCTGTTTGTCAGAGACTCTGAGGCTCCCACAGATCTCCATgaacacatgtaaacatcaaATATCTGGATCTGATGGATCAGCTCTGGCTGCTTGTTTCTCCGGCCTTTACGAAAAGAGATGAAGTGAAGTTAGTGTCCTCACAATGAACAACACATCCATCCACTAGCTTCACAGGTCTCGTGGTCTCTCAAACCAAACTCTTTGAAAACAGAGTTCTGCTGGAGCAGCTCAAAATATTGATAAGACACACATGAAGTCACTGATAATCACGTCTCATGTGTTTAGTATGAAGCTGTGTGAGGGATCTGTTTTAGCCAATCATGTCAGAGCTGAGGTCATCGACACATCTTGTCTCTGACAAACAGATTTGAACCAGAAAATGTCTAGAAAGGTTAAAATGATTTGTGGCACTACAACAAACCTTTCTGGGTTCTGTTGTTGGTTGGACATAGTAAGACATTGATCATGTGCAcatcactgatgtgtgtgtgtgtatatatatatatattatatatatatatatatatatatatgaatcaTTCAATCTAAAGGTTGAAAAcgatcattagttgcagccattGCTGATCCGCAGTCTCACAGCGTGGACCACCTTGCTGAACAGGTATAAATCTGGCTGATCTCTCACACCTGGTGTCTCCTCTGAGGGGAGATCAGCTGAAGCAGATGAGTCCTCAGGACTGAACAGGTTAACAATATGATGAGGTTTTCAATATAGTAAAGCCACAGTGATTAGTGTGGACGGTAACAGGACTAACATGAAATGTCTTTTATGCGATCACAGCTCGGAACACACTAATCTAAGAGGTTTAACATGTAACACTGAATAATTCCTGCACAACCTTCATTTCAGTTCTTTCAAGAGAAAAGGCAAAGATGTGAGATCGTGTAACTCACAGTGTCAGATGTTAACACATCAGTGGTTTAATGGAGGGTCGAAGGTTGTCATCAAAGGGGCGGAGCTACTGTTGAACACGTCATATTTTACCAGGGGGAGGTGGTTCACAGATTTTCACACAGTCAACCTCAGAACTTCAGTTAGTGTAactaatgaaaatacaaatcaaCTGTTTTTAATTGGTTGATCCATTTGTTCTTCTGCTGGTTTCCAGGTCGCATCAAATCAATGAATTATATCATTAGGAGTTATTAGTTAGTTAGAGTATTATGTGTTGGGAAATGGTGaaaaaccctaaccctaataaATGATAAACCCACATTGTGAAGCAGGAAGTACATTTCCGGTTGAAGCAGCAATTCATCGTAGCGACCGCCGGACACCGCGCTCACAGGTTCAGGATTTCCGGCTTGAACCATGTGGCGATGGACGACATGTATTGCATGTTTctttgcattattatttttgtccaCAATGTGGAGCCAGAAACCACgcaaaacaagcacacactATGTGTGTCTGTAGACCAAACAGTGGAAATGTCATCTAAATCAGATGTATGTAAAATTTGAGGCAGATTAGACAATATATATTTAGGTTAAATCAATTTCCTGCTTCATGGTGAAATGTGGACATTGCTCCTCTGCCAGAGCCACACTGTTCAACGGAAACTCACAAGTTTCACAGTGAAGCATCATCTAGGTGGAAAGCAAATGCTGACAGGTTTAGGGAAGATTGGACAACGATGATAGACGTacaaccacttcctgtttaaaaaTCCATTGCACCACCATAGCCACgcctttaaatgaaaacaattttcaCAATATGGCATCAGCAGGGGGAGATGGATTTTCTGACCAAGTTTGAGGCAGATTGGATATCATATAATAGACTTACAGACTTACAATCACTTACTTTAATTTGGTGAACCTGCACAAACCCTGGTCAAGACTTTACCAACTAAAACAATTCACTATGAAAGAGTTCTGTATCTTCACAAAGTCTTGTTGCAGGAACAGGAAATGATGTCACACTCTGGTCAGTTTGGCAATTAAGGCGTTCGGCCGGTCCTAAATTAAACCTGAGTTGTGTTGAAATCTGACACGAGTCCATTTGTTGTGCGCTTCATAGACGACTGCAGTAGGTTTGTACTCGTGCTCGGCCTCAGCTTGCATGGAGCCAGTCTCCTGCACTAACACTGCTGTCTGTGCTTctgactcctcctcttcctcctcttcctcccttacCGCTCCCCTGTCTCATGCTAGCCAACGAAGACTCCCTTTCCAAGGTATGTCATacagactgtttgtttttgttttcccccctctccatctttctttttttctttgttttccgTCTTTGTTGTCTGTCTCATTTCACCCAGGTCGCCCACCCAAATACAGCAGCGTCCCGGAGCTGGGCAGCCTCACCCCGACCTCCCCCTCCAGCCCCGTCCATCCCCTCCCCCTGCCCAGCCCCAGCTCTGGGGATGTAAGTAACGATGGGGGAGACGGACAGTTCAAGGGTTGGACACCCCgtcacacacactcctgttgGCCCAGTAGCTCTCTGTCATTTGCACCCGAGACCTCCACCAACACGTCCATTAGTTTGTTGTGTCCATGTGataatcatcaatcatcagtTGATTTTTACTTTGATTCAGCCTTACAAAGTGAACAGTGTCCTGTAGCCCAGAGCATCATTAATAACTACTACCCAGAACACATCCTAACCCCCAACTGTCAAGTAACTTTTCTGTGGGCTCAGTAAATTAACACACCATGTCCATTAGACATCCAAACGAGGCCAATTGTAAACTAAACCAAACCAGATCACGGTGCCTCCCCTGCCTTGCCTCTCCACAGATGGTTGGTGGGGCTCAGTTGAGCGGGGAAACTGATTGGTCCAATTCTTCCTCACAGGGAGACATCCATGAGGATTTCTGCACTGTGTGCAGACGCAGTGGCCAGTTGCTCATGTGCGACACGTGTTCTCGTGTTTATCACCTGGACTGCCTGGATCCACCCCTGAAAACCATTCCTAAAGGCATGTGGATCTGTCCAAAATGTCAAGATCAGGTAACCGCTGCAGCCGAGACTGATCCTGAGTCAGGGGGAAGGGGGTACCGCAGTCCAGAGAGGGGCCAGTCAGGGCCTAGCTGTACTTGACTGTAACTTGAATCTGTTGATTGGCCTTCTGCCGCACTGTCCTGACCTTTGGGACTGTTCAATCCTTTGTAAGCATAAACATGATGcagtattgtttttttgtgcttctGTCTCATTCATTGTGTTAGTAAAGATTGGCATCTCACGTTCATCCACCCCATTGCTTGTTCCTCTTCAGCCTCACCACAGGGTGGCGGCTAAACTTGTCTTCCTTAAATCTTTTCTGAGTCTCAGCCTCTTTGACAACTCAGAGCTTTCCCCTCCAGATcctgaaaaaagaagaagccatTCCCTGGCCCGGGACCCTGGCTATCGTTCATTCCTACATCGCCTACAAAGAAGGTGACAACAgattctcttcttctctcaacTGCCTGCTGGGGCCAAAGCAGACAGGGAGAgtaacttttgttttattgttgcagctaaagaggaggagaaacagaaactgaTGAAGTGGAGTTCTGAACTGAAACTGGAGCGAGAGCAGCTGGAACAGAGAGTCAAACAGCTGAGCAACTCGATAACAGTAAGAAACACCATCAAACAGCTGAACAACATgaagacagagctgctgctgccgctgctgctgctgctgctttagaCCCAGGCTGAAACAAACCCAGGTCTGCTGAGCTCAGATCTAGATCTCGAATCAGATCTGTCACTGCTCCACCTTATTCACATGCAGAGTTCATGCTTCTGACTATTACATGTTCCGACAGCAGATTATGTAAAACATAGataataacaattattaatTAGCATACAAGATAATGCATATTTAACTAGAGCCTcctccttgtggttgtctgcctcctccactcagactagttccagattacatccctgtttatccagagtcatataaaatattaaccatttgtgtgaaattttgtcttACTTGCTGTGAAGTCatgagttatggctaaaaactgttttgagaagtcacactgaccttgacctttgacttttgaaatttgaagaagttctgtcaaggtgttactgtgaTATCGTTTCCACGAGAATGAGATGCACAACCTGAAAAGAAGGTTCGTGGCGTTAAGGTCAGACGCACGCTGCTGTCAGACTTTTACTGCTCAACTCATGTTGAAGTCATAGCTACAGGTGGTGGATGTTACGGAGTAATCatctgttcttcttcctctcagtctAACCTTTGGGTCAAATTTATCCATTTGGTTACTTAATAAGGTTTAAAGCTGAACGTAAATAGATTTGATAAGAGATTAAAATTATTGGGATATGATTTAATACTGGATTCAGTAATATTCTCTTGAGGTCAACTGTTGCCACACTCAGGTTTCAGTTCACTGCAGTTAATTATGAGAAAGGACACACTGCTGGTAGTTATTAAACAATCTCAAAAGACTTTGTTGTTCCCTAAATAACGTCTGGTGTTTTATGTCAAATCTAACCCTGTTGTGCTTCTTCTGTCAGAAATGCATGGAGACCAAAAACACCATCCTGGCTCGTCAGAAAGAAATGCAGCTTTCCCTGGACAAAGTCAAACACCTGATTCGCCTCATCCAAGCCTTCAACTTCAACCAAGCTCTGGCAGAGACGGAGGGTAAAGAAGTCAGTGCCAGAGTCCAGGACAGTGCTGAAGGTGCGCTCGGCTCTGAAGCTGCACCAGAAGCCAACTCTGTAGAGAAAGTGAAAGCTGCAAGCTcatcagaaaacagcagcattgaTGGAAATGACAAACAAGAGCAGCATGCAGCCACCGGCAGCaaccagacagcagcagcaggaggagacacTGACGGCCAGCCTGTCCTGGAAGACGGTCTGGTCCAGGCAGCAGATACCAGCCCCGATGTAGGGGCAGGGGGTAAGGCCAAGCCTAGTGtaggggcaggaggagggggagggggtaaCACAGAGACTGGTCTACAGGCTGAGGTTATGGCCAAGCCTGAGACAGCTCCAATGGTTGACATTCCAGCTGCCACAGCGGCCGCGACTGTTGCCACCACCAATGGTACGGCAGAGCCGGCCTGCCCTGACCGCAGCCCCGGAGGAGACTGCACCACTAACACCACCACCAACTCTGAGAACAAGATGGCTGCCGTCAATTCTCCAGAGACAGCGGTGGagaagaaacaggaggaggtCACTGACAGTGACGGCAGCAAcaccaacaacagcaaaacCTCAGAACCCTCCCAGCATTCTTTGCCAGCTCTTGTCAGCAGTTTGGACAATAAAAAGTAATGCTATGTCTCTTCAGTTGCGGGAATTCaaacatatatattaaaaaaaaaagacatttgctTGCACCGTACGGTGCCCTGAAGTTGCCAATCTGtataaatgttgtttgtttgcattgtaTTGTCAGACTGTGTCAATGGTAGATATACAGCCCACGTCACATGACTCTGGGAAGAAGTAGGCTAATGGCCCACAGAGCTGGGGACAGGACGGCCTACGTACCAGTGTCATCATGCCAATTAGTGATAGACGTCAGTGGTGGGAAAGCTCAAAGGGAGATTTAATTCATCATCACACCAGTGTGTGCCTGTTATAGTGGCCCCTGTGTTCTCTTGTGGGGTGGGGAGATGGGTTCACATGGGTAGGAAGACAACCGAGAACATGGAACCAAACATCTGTCAGGGGTTACTGGTATAAAAAGCAGTGTTGTGACAGAGTGCTGAGAAGAACCTGTTCATCCCCTTGTCCCATTGAACTTAATGTGAACAACCTTTAACTTCTGCAATCCCACAACCCTGATCTCCTAAACCTCCAGTCCCAAACCTTCATTAACCTAAGCCCTAATCCATGATCCCAACCCCCCCTGTCAATAACAAACCCTGTTTCTCCAGATCTTACACCAACTTCCCATCAACCTACTATGTAAACGGTCTTCAGTCAACTAAAAAACATTAGTGACAATAGCAGTAACTTTCTTCCCAGTCCTCCATCAATCCAACGTGAATCCACTGGGATTCATTGTGCGTCAAACAAACTAATTTATACAAAATATTGTCTTGAATGCCCACCCTCACAGGCAGAGTGAAAAGCCTGTTGTGGTTAAGGGGAGTGAGATGAGATGGTGATGTGCTCACTTTCAATCCTAGTACCTTGTTGGATTGTTGATTTCGGAAAGTTATTAAAACTTGACAGGTGCAGTCGTCCCCACAGTTGCAATGTCAGAAAGGTCTGGGTTGTCTAGATTAATTAAACAAGCACTTCATTTGAAGGATTCATGCATCTTTAAACCATTGTCCCTAGCTTTCAACCAATCACCTCAATCAATCATCAACCAATGACCGGAACCTCTGCAATAGACCAATATTAATCCCAGTGGCTAAAACCTGAACGTACGTTTCCCTCAACACCAATGATCCACTGTGACCTACATATTGAACCCCAACAACCCACCTGCACCACTCTAACCCACTGAGTTTTAAGCACAGATTAAGTACAACAGCTCAAACCCTTTCCCAGCAGCCctcccccacccacctcccctGCATATGGACTAGTTCATACAAAGTCCTGTCTGAACACATGTACGCAGTTCCTAACGGCTTAAACACCTTCACACACTTTGCCAATTGCTGAATGAAGtgggaaatattgtttttgaaaaagttGTCATAACAATTATTACATTATAACAATCTTACCTGACCTCCATGTTGAACCACAACAACCTGACTTAACCCTATCCTAATGAATTCACAACCAATGACTAAAACATTCTCTTATTAATCCCACTTTACCCTAATGAACCCTAACTTTCCCATCAACCAATGACTTAAAGTTTtcagtcaacagaaaaacataatcCTTCCTATCAACCAATAGCAGTGATCTGGCCATAGTGACTAAAACTGGAGATTAATTTCCCTAGTCCAGCAACAATCCAATCTAACCCCGTCTAAACTCACTTCCCTCAGCGTCTCCAGTCAACCCAAACCTATTGAGGTTCAAACAGACAGAACATTATTAATATGTGCATCTGAACCTCTTTAAACTAACCTGACTTTAAAACCAGCCCAATCATCTTACCTTCTCCAGTTTGTCAACAATGACCTTCTGGACCCCTGACAACCCTCACCTGATAAACAGAAGACTCAGCCCTCTTCCAGTTGAAACAATGATCAAACAACCCCTACCAACAACAACCCCACTTACCCTCCCCACACCCATCTCTTCCCCACCTGTATCCCTGAGCTCAGGCAGAAAAGACGCTGAGCGTCGTGTTCAGCAGGTACGGAGGACGAGGTCGAACAGGCGCAGTAGCctaacagatgttttcagtggtGTCGGTCAAGTGTAGTGATTGAGTTTTCATTCGTGATACAAGTGTGTCAACTGTGAGCACTAAATGTGAAATTGCAATATTGcaatgtcaacacacacaaactatacCTGggctgtgtttctttttttataggAAAAGATATTCAGGTCTTCCTAGTCTTCAGAATAAgtgctttctgttttctgaacCTGCTGGACTGGCATTAACAACACAAAAAGGAATCCTCTTTTTGAAGTGGTGATCTTTGCATTATGTACATTTCTGTTGAATCCTGAACTGCCAAAATGATGTTGTATCCAAATTCAGCAGGGACAAGTCCACTTACTGTATTGAAAGATCAAATCATTGGCGTTGTAAGATATGGATGCTACCATTTCAGAAATTGGAAGTCCCCCGATTGAGACAGGAGAGCTTAGTAAACAATAACATAAAGGAAGTATTTTTCCTTGAAAAGAAGGGATTTGTTGTATGAACCTGCTCCTTCAGATGGATCTCAAAGGACGATACCACAAATCCTGAGATTAAAGCACAAGCTTGCTGCATTACAAAGAAGTGCTGAAGAGCTTTTTGTATGTTAATATGGAATTAAACAGAGTATGCATCTCTTTGTTGTGATGTGACTTATCCCCACATTGCCAATATTTTTCTAGGAGGAAATACAAACCTCTGTCTGACATTAAGGCTCAAGTCTAGTTCATATTTTCGGGAGGAGTGCCCGGGCCTTTGCTGTCTCAGAAACCCCTTCATCCCCTCACAGTTAGACTAGtgcatctcttttctttctggaGCATGTCTGGGCTGAAATGTGATGCTGTTATTCCTTGGCTTGGTGGCTGTCAGTTCGGGTCTGTCTTTGTCTGGTGAAATGATCATGACTTCTGGCTTCTTGTTGGGTACGGGGCATTAACAAACTCTGGTCTGTTTATTAACGGTGCCTCTGGTTGTGTtggaacattttgtttatttgtttttgcgATGATGAAGCTTTTCTTAAAGTTTAGTCGTCCAATAACGCGTTCACCCCTGAGTTGCCCTGAAGTTGAAGGTGTTCATGGTTCAGCTATTGAAACC from Seriola aureovittata isolate HTS-2021-v1 ecotype China chromosome 10, ASM2101889v1, whole genome shotgun sequence encodes:
- the phf21ab gene encoding PHD finger protein 21A isoform X9 — translated: MLQLDGFPTGDSVKADRSAGRLTGSMMELQTLQEALKVEIQIHQKLVAQMKQDPQNADLKKQLHELQAKITALSEKQKKVVEQLRKELLVKQEPEAKLQLQVQTPPVGGDIKPANLLQSQQIPGGLQQTLTVTPVLTTKTLPLVLKAAATPALPGSVLPQRPATVAMVTTAITKQDSQNAPINLQVASKLTNQSSEPVRLVSKNAMVVQATTTTTTSAQPIKVPQFVPPPRLTPRPTFQPQVRPKPATPTNIPIAPAPPPPMMAAPQLLQRPVMLATKLSSSLPSAAPIHQVRIVNGQPCSKTGSTPLTGIVITTPVSAAPTRLGSPAQAPNPSTIPNPTPAQPIQISSLTPEPKQTVKSGGGAEPKTVVSLPSSSTPPLSPAPRPKKEENPEKLAFMVSLGLVTHDHLEEIQSKRQERKRRTTANPVYSGAVFEPERKKSAVSYLNSPLHQGTRKRANEDSLSKILKKEEAIPWPGTLAIVHSYIAYKEAKEEEKQKLMKWSSELKLEREQLEQRVKQLSNSITKCMETKNTILARQKEMQLSLDKVKHLIRLIQAFNFNQALAETEGKEVSARVQDSAEGALGSEAAPEANSVEKVKAASSSENSSIDGNDKQEQHAATGSNQTAAAGGDTDGQPVLEDGLVQAADTSPDVGAGGKAKPSVGAGGGGGGNTETGLQAEVMAKPETAPMVDIPAATAAATVATTNGTAEPACPDRSPGGDCTTNTTTNSENKMAAVNSPETAVEKKQEEVTDSDGSNTNNSKTSEPSQHSLPALVSSLDNKK
- the phf21ab gene encoding PHD finger protein 21A isoform X10 is translated as MLQLDGFPTGDSVKADRSAGRLTGSMMELQTLQEALKVEIQIHQKLVAQMKQDPQNADLKKQLHELQAKITALSEKQKKVVEQLRKELLVKQEPEAKLQLQVQTPPVGGDIKPANLLQSQQIPGGLQQTLTVTPVLTTKTLPLVLKAAATPALPGSVLPQRPATVAMVTTAITKQDSQNAPINLQVASKLTNQSSEPVRLVSKNAMVVRPKPATPTNIPIAPAPPPPMMAAPQLLQRPVMLATKLSSSLPSAAPIHQVRIVNGQPCSKTGSTPLTGIVITTPVSAAPTRLGSPAQAPNPSTIPNPTPAQPIQISSLTPEPKQTVKSGGGAEPKTVVSLPSSSTPPLSPAPRPKKEENPEKLAFMVSLGLVTHDHLEEIQSKRQERKRRTTANPVYSGAVFEPERKKSAVSYLNSPLHQGTRKRANEDSLSKILKKEEAIPWPGTLAIVHSYIAYKEAKEEEKQKLMKWSSELKLEREQLEQRVKQLSNSITKCMETKNTILARQKEMQLSLDKVKHLIRLIQAFNFNQALAETEGKEVSARVQDSAEGALGSEAAPEANSVEKVKAASSSENSSIDGNDKQEQHAATGSNQTAAAGGDTDGQPVLEDGLVQAADTSPDVGAGGKAKPSVGAGGGGGGNTETGLQAEVMAKPETAPMVDIPAATAAATVATTNGTAEPACPDRSPGGDCTTNTTTNSENKMAAVNSPETAVEKKQEEVTDSDGSNTNNSKTSEPSQHSLPALVSSLDNKK
- the phf21ab gene encoding PHD finger protein 21A isoform X2 yields the protein MLQLDGFPTGDSVKADRSAGRLTGSMMELQTLQEALKVEIQIHQKLVAQMKQDPQNADLKKQLHELQAKITALSEKQKKVVEQLRKELLVKQEPEAKLQLQVQTPPVGGDIKPANLLQSQQIPGGLQQTLTVTPVLTTKTLPLVLKAAATPALPGSVLPQRPATVAMVTTAITKQDSQNAPINLQVASKLTNQSSEPVRLVSKNAMVVQATTTTTTSAQPIKVPQFVPPPRLTPRPTFQPQVRPKPATPTNIPIAPAPPPPMMAAPQLLQRPVMLATKLSSSLPSAAPIHQVRIVNGQPCSKTGSTPLTGIVITTPVSAAPTRLGSPAQAPNPSTIPNPTPAQPIQISSLTPEPKTVKSGGGAEPKTVVSLPSSSTPPLSPAPRPKKEENPEKLAFMVSLGLVTHDHLEEIQSKRQERKRRTTANPVYSGAVFEPEVHTHNTCERKKSAVSYLNSPLHQGTRKRGRPPKYSSVPELGSLTPTSPSSPVHPLPLPSPSSGDGDIHEDFCTVCRRSGQLLMCDTCSRVYHLDCLDPPLKTIPKGMWICPKCQDQILKKEEAIPWPGTLAIVHSYIAYKEAKEEEKQKLMKWSSELKLEREQLEQRVKQLSNSITKCMETKNTILARQKEMQLSLDKVKHLIRLIQAFNFNQALAETEGKEVSARVQDSAEGALGSEAAPEANSVEKVKAASSSENSSIDGNDKQEQHAATGSNQTAAAGGDTDGQPVLEDGLVQAADTSPDVGAGGKAKPSVGAGGGGGGNTETGLQAEVMAKPETAPMVDIPAATAAATVATTNGTAEPACPDRSPGGDCTTNTTTNSENKMAAVNSPETAVEKKQEEVTDSDGSNTNNSKTSEPSQHSLPALVSSLDNKK
- the phf21ab gene encoding PHD finger protein 21A isoform X3 translates to MLQLDGFPTGDSVKADRSAGRLTGSMMELQTLQEALKVEIQIHQKLVAQMKQDPQNADLKKQLHELQAKITALSEKQKKVVEQLRKELLVKQEPEAKLQLQVQTPPVGGDIKPANLLQSQQIPGGLQQTLTVTPVLTTKTLPLVLKAAATPALPGSVLPQRPATVAMVTTAITKQDSQNAPINLQVASKLTNQSSEPVRLVSKNAMVVQATTTTTTSAQPIKVPQFVPPPRLTPRPTFQPQVRPKPATPTNIPIAPAPPPPMMAAPQLLQRPVMLATKLSSSLPSAAPIHQVRIVNGQPCSKTGSTPLTGIVITTPVSAAPTRLGSPAQAPNPSTIPNPTPAQPIQISSLTPEPKQTVKSGGGAEPKTVVSLPSSSTPPLSPAPRPKKEENPEKLAFMVSLGLVTHDHLEEIQSKRQERKRRTTANPVYSGAVFEPERKKSAVSYLNSPLHQGTRKRGRPPKYSSVPELGSLTPTSPSSPVHPLPLPSPSSGDGDIHEDFCTVCRRSGQLLMCDTCSRVYHLDCLDPPLKTIPKGMWICPKCQDQILKKEEAIPWPGTLAIVHSYIAYKEAKEEEKQKLMKWSSELKLEREQLEQRVKQLSNSITKCMETKNTILARQKEMQLSLDKVKHLIRLIQAFNFNQALAETEGKEVSARVQDSAEGALGSEAAPEANSVEKVKAASSSENSSIDGNDKQEQHAATGSNQTAAAGGDTDGQPVLEDGLVQAADTSPDVGAGGKAKPSVGAGGGGGGNTETGLQAEVMAKPETAPMVDIPAATAAATVATTNGTAEPACPDRSPGGDCTTNTTTNSENKMAAVNSPETAVEKKQEEVTDSDGSNTNNSKTSEPSQHSLPALVSSLDNKK
- the phf21ab gene encoding PHD finger protein 21A isoform X1; this translates as MLQLDGFPTGDSVKADRSAGRLTGSMMELQTLQEALKVEIQIHQKLVAQMKQDPQNADLKKQLHELQAKITALSEKQKKVVEQLRKELLVKQEPEAKLQLQVQTPPVGGDIKPANLLQSQQIPGGLQQTLTVTPVLTTKTLPLVLKAAATPALPGSVLPQRPATVAMVTTAITKQDSQNAPINLQVASKLTNQSSEPVRLVSKNAMVVQATTTTTTSAQPIKVPQFVPPPRLTPRPTFQPQVRPKPATPTNIPIAPAPPPPMMAAPQLLQRPVMLATKLSSSLPSAAPIHQVRIVNGQPCSKTGSTPLTGIVITTPVSAAPTRLGSPAQAPNPSTIPNPTPAQPIQISSLTPEPKQTVKSGGGAEPKTVVSLPSSSTPPLSPAPRPKKEENPEKLAFMVSLGLVTHDHLEEIQSKRQERKRRTTANPVYSGAVFEPEVHTHNTCERKKSAVSYLNSPLHQGTRKRGRPPKYSSVPELGSLTPTSPSSPVHPLPLPSPSSGDGDIHEDFCTVCRRSGQLLMCDTCSRVYHLDCLDPPLKTIPKGMWICPKCQDQILKKEEAIPWPGTLAIVHSYIAYKEAKEEEKQKLMKWSSELKLEREQLEQRVKQLSNSITKCMETKNTILARQKEMQLSLDKVKHLIRLIQAFNFNQALAETEGKEVSARVQDSAEGALGSEAAPEANSVEKVKAASSSENSSIDGNDKQEQHAATGSNQTAAAGGDTDGQPVLEDGLVQAADTSPDVGAGGKAKPSVGAGGGGGGNTETGLQAEVMAKPETAPMVDIPAATAAATVATTNGTAEPACPDRSPGGDCTTNTTTNSENKMAAVNSPETAVEKKQEEVTDSDGSNTNNSKTSEPSQHSLPALVSSLDNKK